Part of the Limihaloglobus sulfuriphilus genome is shown below.
TGAGAAGGCCGGCGTAGATGCGGTTGGTGTTGTGCATGATTCGTATGAGCTTTTGAATATGCCGCCTGAGAAATTTATAGATGAGTTTCTCGTAGGCAAACTCAGGCCGGCCGCTGTTGTTGAGGGCGAGGATTTTGAGTTCGGTTACGGCAGAAGCGGAAATGTTGACATGCTCAGAGAGGTTGGAAAAGATAGAGGTTTTGATGTTTTTACCGTTGAGCTGGAGAAGATGAGCTTTTCGCGCGGAGAATCCGAAAAGATCGCAAGCTCATTGATTCGGCATTTCATAGAAAAAGGGCGGATTAGTGATGTAACAGCCGCGACGGGGAGACCTTATCGGCTCATAGGCACAGTTTCCAGAGGCCGCGGCATTGGCAAAAGCCTTGGTTTTCCGACGGCAAACCTTGAGCCTGTCAGCCAGATGATACCTGCTGAGGGTGTGTATGCCGGCTGGGTGCAGGTTTCGCAGAGCCTGGAAGATGCCGGCCGGCAGGGGCGGCTAATCGAGGCGGTTTTCAGTTTGGGCCGTGCCAAAACCTTTATAACAGGGCACCCTTTGCTGATAGAAGCCCATATTCTTGAGGAGAATTTTTCAGAGAATCTTTACGACAAATGGCTTGCGATGGACTTTGTTGACCAGATTAGAAAGCAGCGGAGGTTTGAGAGTGCAGATGAACTTAAAGCTCAGATCGCAAAGGACTGCGCAGAGTCCCGCCGGATACTTGCAAATGCCAGGTTTAATTGAATTAAGATAGATAATACGTTAGTTAGATGCCAAAACAAATAGACGCAAATCTGTTTTCAGAGAACGAAGATAAAACAATCTTCCAAAATGCCCCGCTTGCCGTGCGTATGCGTCCCGAGGTGATAGAGGACTTTGCCGGACAGCAGCATTTCATCGGCCCCGGGCGTCTTTTGCGGCGAATGCTGGATGCCAGACGGCTTGCCAGCCTTATATTTTACGGCCCGCCCGGCGTTGGCAAGACCACGCTTGCCATGGTAATCTCAAACACCATAGAAGCGCGTTTTATCTATCTGAACGCTCCCTGCTCGAGTGTCTCAAAGGTGCGTGAGGTGATAGAGCTTGCCCGTAATCGGCTGTTGCGGGGTGAGGGTAAAACAGTTCTGTTTCTCGATGAGATTCACCGTTTCAACCGTGCCCAGCAAGACAGCCTGCTAAATGACGTTGAAAACGGTGTTATTACGCTGATCGCGGCGACGACCGAGAACCCGTTTTTTTCGGTGAATACGCCGCTGATAAGCCGAAGCACTGTCTTTCAGTTTGAGCCGCTATCTGTTGGTGATATTGTAAACTTGCTGAAAAGGGCGATAAGCGACGCTGATAAGGGGCTGGGCAATTACAATATTGAAGCAGACGACGAAGCTCTGGAATTTATAGCCGCGCGATGTGACGGAGATGCCAGGCGAGCCCTGAATGCTCTGGAAGTAGCCGTGCTGAGCAGCTGCAAAAGCAGTATGGGCCAGAAAGTGCACCTGGACAAACAGCTTGCCGCGGATTCCATACAGAAAAAGGCGATTCGCTCAGATGCCGCCGGCGACCAGCATTACAACCTTGCCAGTGCATTGCAGAAGAGCATAAGAGGCTCCGACCCCGACGCGGCGGTTTACTGGCTTGCCAGGCTTATTGCCGGCGGTGAAGATTTACGTTTTATCTCGCGGCGGATTGCGGTCTGCGCCGCCGAGGATATCGGAAACGCCGACCCGATAGCCTCAGTGCTTACTAACTCCTGTATTCAGATAGCCGAATTTGTCGGCTTTCCAGAGGCTCAGATACCACTGGCCCAGGCAGTTACATATCTCGCCTCGGCACCAAAATCCAACTCCGCGGTTACTGCCATTTCAGAAGCTGTTGCGGATATAAACGGTGGCAGAACGATTGAAGTGCCGCCGCATCTGCGTGACGGCCATTATCCCGGCGCAAAAGAGCTTGGCAATGCACAGGATTATAAATACCCGCACAGTTATCCCGGAGGATATGTAGTTCAGGATTACCTGGGCGTTGAGTTGGACAAAAAATATTACCGGCCCAAAGATATCGGCCGCGAAAAGGTTATCAGGCAGCACCTCGAACACCTTGAAGAGTTGAAGAAGGGCGGCAAGTGAGCCAGGATCTGCAAAAAACAAAAAAACTCATGAGAAAAGCCGTAGAAGAACGGCTAAAATGTCTTGACGGATTCGATATTCTCAAGGCAAGCCTCGATATTTCGCGGCGTTTTTTTGACCTCGAAGAGTACCGTGGGGCACGCAGTATCATGATTTACAGCTCGATTCACGGCGAGGTCGATACCGAGCTGATAATGGATATGTCATGGCGGCTGAACAAGAATATCATTTATCCTGCTATCTGCTGGGAAAGACGTGAGCTTGTGCCGGTAAAAATAGATTCAGCAAAAGAGCTACGCCCGGGCAGATGGGGCCTGCTTGAGCCGGTGAATATGGAACCATATCCTCTCGAGGAGATTGATGTTGTCGTGGCGCCGGGGCTGGCGTTTGACCTTTGCGGAAACCGGCTTGGCAGGGGCGGCGGATATTATGACCGCTTTCTAAGTCGAAAACATGATGCCGACGTGGTGGCGCTTGCCTTCAGCTGCCAGCTTCAAAGGTATGTGCCTACAGATGAAAACGACAAGATGGTGGATATCCTTATAACTGAGAACATGACCGCGCATTGCGCAAAGCTCTACAATTAACTTATCCGCACTGTAGAGCCGCATTGCATGCGGCTCTCAATCTATGACAACTTAAAAAACACACATATAATTTACACGCAAAGAGACGGAGAAATATGTTTCATATTTTTCTAAAATCTTTGACGTAAAAGTGTTTACAACGCAAAGAGACGCAAGCATTGCGTCTCTACCGGGGCGATTTTGATAAATATACATAGAGATAGATATAAACCTCTCTATAAGCTAAGT
Proteins encoded:
- a CDS encoding 5-formyltetrahydrofolate cyclo-ligase, whose amino-acid sequence is MRKAVEERLKCLDGFDILKASLDISRRFFDLEEYRGARSIMIYSSIHGEVDTELIMDMSWRLNKNIIYPAICWERRELVPVKIDSAKELRPGRWGLLEPVNMEPYPLEEIDVVVAPGLAFDLCGNRLGRGGGYYDRFLSRKHDADVVALAFSCQLQRYVPTDENDKMVDILITENMTAHCAKLYN
- a CDS encoding replication-associated recombination protein A, with translation MPKQIDANLFSENEDKTIFQNAPLAVRMRPEVIEDFAGQQHFIGPGRLLRRMLDARRLASLIFYGPPGVGKTTLAMVISNTIEARFIYLNAPCSSVSKVREVIELARNRLLRGEGKTVLFLDEIHRFNRAQQDSLLNDVENGVITLIAATTENPFFSVNTPLISRSTVFQFEPLSVGDIVNLLKRAISDADKGLGNYNIEADDEALEFIAARCDGDARRALNALEVAVLSSCKSSMGQKVHLDKQLAADSIQKKAIRSDAAGDQHYNLASALQKSIRGSDPDAAVYWLARLIAGGEDLRFISRRIAVCAAEDIGNADPIASVLTNSCIQIAEFVGFPEAQIPLAQAVTYLASAPKSNSAVTAISEAVADINGGRTIEVPPHLRDGHYPGAKELGNAQDYKYPHSYPGGYVVQDYLGVELDKKYYRPKDIGREKVIRQHLEHLEELKKGGK
- a CDS encoding bifunctional riboflavin kinase/FAD synthetase; translated protein: MIVINEFEKALPSEKGWVVSIGNFDGLHKGHQAILKEACRLASQRNTPGVMAITFEPHPTKILRPSKAPVCITPIEHKLYLFEKAGVDAVGVVHDSYELLNMPPEKFIDEFLVGKLRPAAVVEGEDFEFGYGRSGNVDMLREVGKDRGFDVFTVELEKMSFSRGESEKIASSLIRHFIEKGRISDVTAATGRPYRLIGTVSRGRGIGKSLGFPTANLEPVSQMIPAEGVYAGWVQVSQSLEDAGRQGRLIEAVFSLGRAKTFITGHPLLIEAHILEENFSENLYDKWLAMDFVDQIRKQRRFESADELKAQIAKDCAESRRILANARFN